A stretch of DNA from candidate division WOR-3 bacterium:
ACTCCTGCCAGAGCAGCCGGCTGCGCTCCTCGCGTTCACGAAGCTCTTCCGGGCCGGGCTGGGTCGGTACGTACTCGGCGTGCACCTCCTCGTCGAACGCCTCGAACCTCGGCGCGTCCCGACGCCTGCCAGTTCTGTCCCGGACCCGCCGGACACCGAACCGTTCCTCGATGACTTCCCGGGCCACGCTAAGCGCCTGCCAGTTCATCCAAGTCTGGAACGATGCGCCTTTGTCCGGGTTGAACCTATCAAGCCTGAGAAAGACGCGCTCGTGCGTCCTGACGGCGACCTCGTCCACAAAGCCTGCGCCGAGATGTCCGTACCGCGCGGCGATGAAAGCGCGCAAGCCGTTGTCGCACGCCCGGTAGACCTGTTCATACGCGTTCACGTCGCCGGCCAGGACGCGCTGCACTGCAGCGGCAACCTTTCCGCCGGTGATTGTTGCGTTCGGTCCGGCCTGTTTGCCTTGCTCTGTCTCCGCCCGCCCTGCTTGTGCCCTGGGCCTTGTGCCTTTAGGTTCCTTGACCCCGCCTTTCACTCTGTGTTGTTCCGAGTTCATCCTGCTACCCGACACGACTGCTCCAATCGGCGTTGAACACTACCTGAACACGACCGCCTGGTTCCCGGCAGGCCAACGCCGTTACCGGTCGGGACTTGCAGGCGGCCCATAATGTTCTTACAAACCCCGGGCCACAACAGCCGTACTGCCCGTGCCAAGAACCTAGCTAGGCCAGGAAAGAAATCAAGCCCAAGGAATAGGTTCGCGCATATCGCTAACACCATGAAAAACCGTTACATATTCCGCCAGTGGTGCAAGACCGTCTTCTGGCGTTTGGCAGGGTATGTAAACATACGTTTACCGTGTGGTTACGGTTTCTCCTGGTGGGATTCTGCTTGTTGTCTGCCTTCTCTGTTCTGGCGCATGTTTCCCTAGTGGGTCTGGATCGAGCTCGTGTGTGTGTAGTATTTATGCGTGATTCTTGTGTACGATTATGGTGCATATCGTGCTATGCTGGTGTATACGAGAACCACGCTGGACATACCCAAAAGTCTGCTCGACGAAGCAAGGCAGTTACTCGGGGCAAAGACCAAGAGTCAGGCAGTGACGCTGCCGATGAGCGACGCCATTCTGGCCGCGCTCGCGATTCAGAACGACCGCCGGCTTCTCACCTGGGACCAGCGCTTTCGCCGCGTACCAAAGCTCCGTGTTTCCTTCCTCAAGTAACGCAGCCGACAACGCTGAACGCTGAGTTCTGAACTCCAAAGTCCAGCGGCAGTAAGCTGCCAGCGTCCACCTCTGCGATTCTGGAATCTGGTATCAATCTCTCCGTCCGCTTGACCGCTACCTTCTGCTTGACTACACTGGCGCGCAATGAGTGACCCAGGGCCGGGCCGGAAAGGAGCCTAATTGTCGCGCAGGTTCGAGAGTAAGGAGCTTGACACCGAAACCCCACGTCCTAGCATCGGCGCCAGATGAATCATTGGCTACGTACTGCTGATGCCGCAGTTCACAGAGGAGGTGATTAGAATGCCGCAGATTGAGACACCGTTGGAGCGATTCCAAGGACTAATCCGAGAACTGCTACAGGTTGACTATTCCGACCTGGACTTCGGCCTGTATCGCCTGCTGCGGCTGAAGCGGGACGAAGTTGAGGCATTCATCACTCAGCAGTTGCCCGAAGAAGTTGACAAGGCATTTGCCACCATAGCCGACAGCGAGACGGGGACACTGAAACAGAAGGTTGATGAGCTGGCCACCTATTTGCGTACCGAGGTCAACGAACAGATTCTGGAGTCCGATGGCACGGTCAACTCCGAGCGGGCCAAAGGGCTGGGCAAGAAAGACCGGGAAAAGGTCGCCGAGTACGAGGCCTTGCGGGGCCGTCTTGCAACGGCTGAGTCAACGGTTGCCGACAAGACCGAGGTCTTCAACCACCTGTTCAACTTTTTCTCCCGCTACTACGAGGATGGCGACTTCATTCCCAAGCGCCGCTATGGCGCTCGCGAAACCTACGCGGTGCCCTGGGACGGCTCGGAGACAATGTTCTACTGGGCCAATAAGGACCAGCACTATGTCAAGACTGCCGAGACGCTCAAGGACTACACCTTCACCCTGTCCGGCGACCTTGCCGACAAGACCGAATGGCGCGTGCGGTTTGTGCTGGTCGAAGCTTCGGTGCCCAAGGACAATGTCAAAGGCGACGACCGGTTCTTCTTTCCCCGGCCTGACTCAATCGAATGCGACACCGAGAAGCACGAATGCCGTATCGGGTTTGAGTACCGACCACCAACCGAGCAGGAGATAATCTCCTATCGCGGCAAGGAGAACGCGCGCAAGCCTGACCAGGACAAGATTCTTCTCGACAAACTGTCGGCGCTGCTCAAGAAGATACCTGATGCCCAACTGCGGCGCAGACTTTCGGCCGATACCCGTACCAAACAGCAGATACAGGACAAGAAACCGGCTGAGCCGGTACCGCTGCTGCTCAAACGCCTGCGCCACTTTGTCCGGCGCAGTACGACCGACTACTTCGTGCACAAGAACCTGAAGAAATTCCTTGAGCAGGAACTGGAGTTCTACATCAAAGACCAGGTCCTGCACCTTGGGGACATCGAAGGCGACATCCAGACCCGGCTACGGATGATAAAGGTATTCCGGCGCCTGGCCGGACAGATAATTGAATTCCTGTCCCAGATCGAAGATGCACAGAAGCGGCTGTTTGAGAAAAAGAAGTTCGTTACCGAAGTCAGTTGGCTGATACCGATACAGCACGTGCCGGGACAGTTCCGGCCCGACATCGTCAAGAACAAGGCGCAACTGAAGCAGTGGAAAGACTGGCTGGCTATTGAGCCGGACGAATTCTTCGGCAAGAAGGGCAAGATTGACCTTGACTTCCTCAAAGGTCATCCGACCCTGGTCGTGGACACGCGCCTGTTTCCGGCCGACTGGACCCGCCGGCTCATCGAATCCCTGCCCTTTGACGACCTGGACGATGCAACCGACGGCCTGCTCATCCACAGCGAGAACTACCAGGCCCTGCGCCTGCTCCTGGAGCGCTTTCGCGAACAGGTCAAATGCATCTACATTGACCCGCCGTACAATACGCCCGCGTCAGTAATTCTGTACAAGAACAACTACAAACATTCGTCATGGATAACGTTGCTGGGAAACAGGCTGCGCTTGGGCGGAAACCTATTGCTGCACGACGGTACGCTAATCATCGCTATAGACGATACTGAAAAGACTTTTCTTTCAGAAATTGCAAAGCTCTTGTTCCCGTCGTTCGATGAGAATGTAGTTGTTGTCAATCATCATCCTGCTGGAGCAGGACTTGAAGGCGCTAATATTTCGGCAACACATGAATATGCGATTTTTCTCACGCCGACTGGGAAAAAGTTGCTATACGGCCCCCGAAGCGATGGTTCCCAAGGTCGGATAGGTTTTGTTCGAACTGGTACTGCTCAGAGCAATCTTCGCAAAGGCCGTCCCAACAGCTTCTACGCCGTGTTGGTTGATCCTTCTACATCTAAGATTGTAGGGGCCGAACCACCCCCACAAGGAGACAACTACCCCAAAGGGGAAACTTCCAGAGGCTACCTCCGAATATACCCGGTCAGTGAAGACGGAACAGAACGTGTGTGGCGACGGTCCTATGAATCGTTCTTTCGTGAACTCGCGCTAGGTAATTTGGAGTGTGTATGCAACAAGACCGTCTACATCAAACCTAACATAGCTGAAAGGCACAAGCCTATCCCTAGCAACTGGACTGACACGCGGTACAATGCAGGGGCCCACGGGACGAACTTGCTAACAAGCATCATCGGTGCACCCTTGTTCTCCTATCCGAAATCGCTCTATACCGTATTGGACTGCATCTCAGCTGCTACGATCTGTCACAAGGACCCTCTGATCGTTGATTACTTCGCCGGTTCTGGCACGACCGGCCATGCGGTCATCAATCTGAATCGGGAGGACGGCGGGCAGAGGAAGTTCATACTGGTGGAGATGGGGGAGTACTTTGACACCGTGCTGGTGCCAAGGATTGTGAAGGTGATGTATTCGCCAGAGTGGAAGGACGGCAAGCCGAAGCGGCTGGCAACAAAGAAAGAGGCCGAGCGCACTCCGCGGCTGGTGAAGATTCTGCGTCTTGAGAGCTACGAGGACGCTTTGCACAACATCGCCACCAACGGCACGCAGGAGCGGGTTGAGAAGCGCGAGCAGGCCTATAAGAACGCGGTCGGCGAGAGTGAGTACAGCATCCGGTATCTGGTGAAATTGCCGCTTGAGGCCACAGATACGATGGTGAATCTGGCGAAGTTCGAGCATCCGTTCTCCTACACACTGGAGATACTCACCGAGGACGGGCCGAAGCAGCAGCAGGCCGACCTGGTGGAGACCTTCAACTATCTTTACGGCCTGCGGGTGAAGCGATATGAGACTTGGCAGCACGACGGCCGCGAGTATCGGGTGGTGAAGGCGACCGACCGAGAAGGGAAACGCCGGGTGCTGGTGCTGTGGCGCGATATGGACGGACTGAAGCCAAAGGAAGAGCGTGATTTCCTCGAGGCGAAACTCGCGGAGCTTTCGGCCGCAGGCGAATCGTACGATGAGAAGTTCATCAACGGCGACTGCGCAGTGCCGGGCATCACTTCGCTCGACGCGCTGTTCAAGCGGCTGATGACCGCAGGAGAAGAGGAGTCGGCCTGACCCATGCCCGGGTTTATAACTGGCGGCAGACTTGCCCAGCGACTGGTGCTGAATCGCTGGTTTCTGTCTCAGCTTGGGGCAGAGAGCTTCGAGGA
This window harbors:
- a CDS encoding sigma-70 family RNA polymerase sigma factor, with translation MQRVLAGDVNAYEQVYRACDNGLRAFIAARYGHLGAGFVDEVAVRTHERVFLRLDRFNPDKGASFQTWMNWQALSVAREVIEERFGVRRVRDRTGRRRDAPRFEAFDEEVHAEYVPTQPGPEELREREERSRLLWQEYNSLAEQGRLSIACHDLEGRTFVQTARRLGVCVSRVRRERERALAVLRRRLQEHGIRPFEAAFTKALRFRAYGQSMGEDDDWCASVTARLPDGPPPLADAAAKRMTDEF
- a CDS encoding PIN domain-containing protein; the protein is MILVYDYGAYRAMLVYTRTTLDIPKSLLDEARQLLGAKTKSQAVTLPMSDAILAALAIQNDRRLLTWDQRFRRVPKLRVSFLK
- a CDS encoding DNA methyltransferase, which gives rise to MPQIETPLERFQGLIRELLQVDYSDLDFGLYRLLRLKRDEVEAFITQQLPEEVDKAFATIADSETGTLKQKVDELATYLRTEVNEQILESDGTVNSERAKGLGKKDREKVAEYEALRGRLATAESTVADKTEVFNHLFNFFSRYYEDGDFIPKRRYGARETYAVPWDGSETMFYWANKDQHYVKTAETLKDYTFTLSGDLADKTEWRVRFVLVEASVPKDNVKGDDRFFFPRPDSIECDTEKHECRIGFEYRPPTEQEIISYRGKENARKPDQDKILLDKLSALLKKIPDAQLRRRLSADTRTKQQIQDKKPAEPVPLLLKRLRHFVRRSTTDYFVHKNLKKFLEQELEFYIKDQVLHLGDIEGDIQTRLRMIKVFRRLAGQIIEFLSQIEDAQKRLFEKKKFVTEVSWLIPIQHVPGQFRPDIVKNKAQLKQWKDWLAIEPDEFFGKKGKIDLDFLKGHPTLVVDTRLFPADWTRRLIESLPFDDLDDATDGLLIHSENYQALRLLLERFREQVKCIYIDPPYNTPASVILYKNNYKHSSWITLLGNRLRLGGNLLLHDGTLIIAIDDTEKTFLSEIAKLLFPSFDENVVVVNHHPAGAGLEGANISATHEYAIFLTPTGKKLLYGPRSDGSQGRIGFVRTGTAQSNLRKGRPNSFYAVLVDPSTSKIVGAEPPPQGDNYPKGETSRGYLRIYPVSEDGTERVWRRSYESFFRELALGNLECVCNKTVYIKPNIAERHKPIPSNWTDTRYNAGAHGTNLLTSIIGAPLFSYPKSLYTVLDCISAATICHKDPLIVDYFAGSGTTGHAVINLNREDGGQRKFILVEMGEYFDTVLVPRIVKVMYSPEWKDGKPKRLATKKEAERTPRLVKILRLESYEDALHNIATNGTQERVEKREQAYKNAVGESEYSIRYLVKLPLEATDTMVNLAKFEHPFSYTLEILTEDGPKQQQADLVETFNYLYGLRVKRYETWQHDGREYRVVKATDREGKRRVLVLWRDMDGLKPKEERDFLEAKLAELSAAGESYDEKFINGDCAVPGITSLDALFKRLMTAGEEESA